A single genomic interval of Hevea brasiliensis isolate MT/VB/25A 57/8 chromosome 4, ASM3005281v1, whole genome shotgun sequence harbors:
- the LOC110642859 gene encoding nuclear transcription factor Y subunit B-4-like, whose product MVDNIGASASSEYGSIKEQDKLLPIANVGRIMKQILPPNAKISKEAKETMQECVSEFISFVTGEASEKCRKERRKTVNGDDVCWAMGALGFDDYAGPLRRYLQRYRELEGDRANQEKASNSNTEEREESSSSYRNNQRNQEVGVVPATAPAPLKYDEKRNSSSSRPID is encoded by the coding sequence ATGGTCGATAACATTGGTGCTAGTGCTTCGAGTGAATATGGTAGCATCAAGGAGCAAGACAAGTTGCTGCCGATAGCCAACGTTGGTCGGATCATGAAGCAAATTTTACCTCCTAATGCAAAAATCTCCAAGGAAGCTAAAGAAACGATGCAAGAATGTGTTTCGGAGTTCATTAGCTTTGTCACTGGTGAAGCGTCGGAAAAGTGTCGAAAGGAAAGGCGAAAGACCGTGAATGGAGATGATGTTTGCTGGGCTATGGGAGCTCTAGGTTTTGATGACTATGCAGGGCCTCTAAGAAGGTATCTGCAAAGATATAGGGAGTTAGAAGGAGATAGAGCTAATCAAGAAAAGGCAAGCAATAGCAATACCGAGGAAAGAGAGGAATCATCATCCTCGTATAGAAATAACCAAAGGAATCAGGAAGTAGGAGTAGTACCAGCAACAGCTCCAGCTCCATTGAAGTATGATGAGAAGAGGAATAGCTCCAGTTCAAGGCCAATTGATTGA
- the LOC110642855 gene encoding uncharacterized protein LOC110642855 yields MEMDLVQVNHDWSCIEDESSEQSLCPEALGISDAFRDPELLPRIGDQYQVEIPSLMTQSAYLLVTQMTNDPTIFRGTSHDFLVGLPISLMWIKEEVKNMKHEHQEFPGDLNGLSSRNESIKHESITEMQIFPGGELQVKIEPMDITLNGVVEDREPAKLGMQEEKKIQMHQQHGGKGYLMVPGSLGVAWNDFEEASFLLGLYIFGKNLVQVKKFVESKKMGDILSFYYGKFYRSERYNRWSECRKIRSRKCIFGQRIFTGSTQQELLSRLFLNVSEECKNTLIEVSKTFGEGKILLEEYVSTLKATVGLNTFVEAVGIGKGKQDLTGIVMEPLKSNQGASVRPEIPVGKACSTLTPLEIVNFLTGGYRLSKARSNDLFWEAVWPRLLARGWHSEQPNDHGFAAASRHYLVFLIPGIKKFSRRKLVKGNHYFDSVTDVLNKVASDPALLELDVETDKGYGDKEENGWTNDKILDQQDFPDQQRHCYLKPRTPSCSAEVMKFTVVDTSLANGETTKVRELRSLPVEMINISTFRNDSEESDEDSFEDSINESDSSDNLCSDHNKTDISKSAKINVDKGDSSGRENFENNALIQCSPIIDSGFTKVPVKIPKDQNASKYGDMQPSKHIKGHAIKRTKPADRNVLAPVAKRRRRLTACERTATSCGTVNVSVDPSLEQDEVGCTSGNLDSRENILSHQDSHQAKLSSTSSSSRGSPNIADECNLSSNSPFAGHPNEKSQSRTLIDLNIPIPQDAETEPLMMEMIERQHNQASAQAEDSVVLKTSTSVCDSTSEQPSGINSRRQSTRNRPLTTKALEALACGFLSIKPKRRRDDFSIENSISRPSRRARSKVRVTENFGADVMDFKGDERANGVCTSSSDMFNELHV; encoded by the exons ATGGAG ATGGATCTTGTTCAAGTGAATCATGATTGGAGTTGCATTGAAGATGAGTCTTCTGAGCAATCACTTTGTCCAGAGGCTCTTGGCATAAGTGATGCCTTCAGAGATCCTGAGCTGCTTCCTCGCATAGGTGATCAATACCAGGTTGAGATTCCATCTCTTATGACACAATCTGCCTACCTCTTGGTCACACAGATGACAAATGATCCAACAATCTTCCGTGGTACTTCCCATGATTTTTTAGTGGGATTACCCATATCACTAATGTGGATCAAGGAGGAAGTCAAGAACATGAAACATGAACACCAAGAATTTCCAGGTGATTTGAATGGCTTGTCAAGTAGAAACGAATCCATAAAACATGAAAGCATTACAGAGATGCAGATTTTTCCAGGAGGTGAGTTACAAGTTAAGATTGAGCCTATGGACATTACACTCAATGGGGTAGTAGAAGACAGAGAACCTGCAAAGTTAGGTATGCAAGAAGAAAAAAAGATTCAAATGCATCAGCAGCATGGAGGCAAAGGCTACCTTATGGTTCCTGGTTCTTTGGGTGTTGCATGGAATGATTTTGAGGAGGCCAGTTTCCTTCTTGGTTTATATATATTTGGAAAGAATCTTGTTCAAGTAAAGAAATTTGTTGAGAGCAAAAAGATGGGCGATATACTTTCATTTTATTATGGGAAGTTTTATAGGTCTGAAAGATACAATAGATGGTCAGAATGCCGGAAAATAAGAAGTAGAAAATGCATATTTGGACAAAGGATTTTTACAGGATCCACTCAACAAGAATTGCTATCTCGTTTGTTTTTAAATGTCTCAGAGGAATGCAAAAATACTTTAATTGAG GTTTCTAAGACATTTGGAGAGGGGAAAATTTTGCTAGAAGAATATGTATCAACCTTAAAAGCTACAGTTGGATTGAACACCTTTGTTGAGGCTGTGGGAATTGGCAAAGGGAAGCAAGACCTGACAGGCATAGTGATGGAGCCTCTTAAGTCAAATCAAGGTGCTTCTGTTCGTCCAGAAATACCAGTTGGCAAAGCTTGCTCCACCCTTACACCCTTGGAAATTGTTAACTTCCTAACTGGAGGTTATCGATTAAGCAAAGCCCGATCAAATGATCTTTTCTGGGAGGCTGTTTGGCCTCGTTTACTTGCAAGAGGGTGGCATTCTGAGCAGCCCAATGATCATGGTTTTGCTGCTGCTTCCAGGCATTATCTGGTCTTTCTAATCCCTGGCATCAAGAAATTTTCAAGAAGGAAACTAGTGAAAGGAAACCACTATTTTGATTCTGTTACTGATGTCCTGAATAAAGTTGCTTCAGATCCAGCTCTTCTTGAGCTTGATGTTGAAACAGACAAAGGCTATGGTGACAAGGAAGAAAATGGGTGGACCAATGATAAAATTCTGGACCAACAAGATTTTCCTGATCAGCAACGGCATTGTTATCTCAAGCCGCGAACTCCTAGCTGCAGTGCAGAAGTCATGAAATTCACTGTTGTTGATACAAGTCTGGCTAATGGGGAAACAACCAAAGTCAGAGAATTGAGAAGCTTACCAGTTGAAATGATAAACATTTCCACCTTCAGAAATGATTCTGAAGAAAGTGATGAAGATTCTTTTGAGGATTCAATAAATGAATCTGATTCTTCTGATAACTTGTGTTCTGATCATAATAAGACTGATATTTCAAAATCTGCAAAGATCAATGTTGACAAGGGAGATTCATCTGGCAGGGAAAATTTTGAAAACAATGCTTTAATTCAGTGTTCCCCTATAATTGATTCAGGTTTCACCAAGGTTCCAGTCAAAATCCCTAAGGATCAGAACGCTAGCAAGTATGGTGACATGCAACCAAGTAAGCATATCAAGGGTCATGCAATAAAGAGAACAAAACCTGCAGATAGGAATGTTTTAGCCCCTGTTGCAAAACGACGGCGAAGATTAACTGCATGTGAGCGCACAGCGACAAGCTGTGGTACAGTCAATGTCTCAGTTGATCCCAGCTTAGAACAAGATGAAGTTGGTTGTACTTCAGGAAATCTGGACTCGCGAGAGAATATTCTCTCTCATCAGGATTCACATCAGGCAAAGTTGTCATCCACCAGTTCTTCATCCAGGGGCAGCCCTAATATTGCAGATGAATGCAATCTAAGTAGCAACTCACCTTTTGCTGGACATCCTAATGAGAAATCTCAGTCTCGGACATTGATTGACCTGAACATACCCATCCCGCAAGATGCGGAGACTGAACCTTTAATGATGGAAATGATAGAAAGACAGCATAATCAAGCAAGTGCACAGGCAGAGGATTCTGTTGTGCTGAAAACTTCCACATCAGTATGTGATTCTACTTCTGAGCAACCTTCTGGCATCAATTCTCGTAGACAAAGCACAAGAAACCGACCACTGACCACCAAAGCATTGGAAGCTCTTGCTTGTGGATTTTTAAGCATAAAGCCGAAGCGGAGGAGGGATGATTTTTCAATAGAGAACTCAATATCAAGGCCTTCACGACGTGCTCGCAGTAAGGTGAGAGTTACTGAAAACTTCGGAGCTGATGTAATGGATTTCAAAGGAGACGAAAGAGCAAATGGTGTATGTACGAGTAGTAGTGACATGTTCAATGAGCTTCATGTTTAG
- the LOC110642863 gene encoding uncharacterized protein LOC110642863, translating into MGQAFRRASGRIRATDPSPTPKSVSERRPPVATTDKTEISRRTAQYNNQDPLDFDGTPRINDDDVLEERDPQFDAMLSQMVGRIRSKPGGKLEIGEAAVGERYNRPMPKLRNTKPDSGRYEERPAPQGTLNVAQLRHIMLLRQGKADDHNGPMDVHQIAEKFQLEVARVQLILQFLSLPPEDSNKKKSYQ; encoded by the exons ATGGGCCAGGCATTTCGTCGAGCATCTGGCAGAATCCGAGCCACCGATCCATCTCCGACTCCCAAGAGCGTAAGTGAACGCAGGCCTCCCGTGGCCACCACCGATAAGACGGAGATCTCGAGGAGAACCGCCCAATATAATAATCAGGACCCTCTTGATTTTG ATGGTACTCCAAGAATTAATGATGACGATGTCCTTGAAGAACGAGATCCACAATTTGATGCAATGCTTAGTCAAATGGTGGGTAGAATTAGATCAAAGCCTGGAGGGAAACTTGAGATTGGTGAG GCAGCAGTGGGAGAAAGGTATAATAGGCCAATGCCAAAGCTGCGGAATACAAAACCTGATTCTGGCAGGTATGAAGAAAGACCTGCTCCTCAAGGAACTCTGAATGTGGCACAGCTGCGTCACATCATGCTTCTGCGTCAAGGCAAAGCTGATGATCACAATGGGCCGATGGACGTTCACCAGATTGCCGAGAAGTTTCAACTTGAAGTTGCACGGGTGCAGCTGATCTTGCAGTTTTTATCATTGCCACCGGAGGACAGCAACAAAAAGAAAAGTTATCAGTGA
- the LOC110642857 gene encoding acyltransferase GLAUCE-like yields the protein MDAYSISITDQDVLKEEPVILVSPSNPTPQETIFLSNIDQAVAFSVETLFFFDVSSTKYTSSTMDISERVKRAVAEVLLVPYYFMAGRLNFNKDTRRMELLCNNAGALFVAATSRLALKDLGNLSLPNSTFHHFIHRPGLYKSLAEKALLTIQVTRFSCGSFSIGFMTNHGIVDGKSAGDMFENLASICRGEGLKAKVVHNDRTYLKARNPPIIKYPHKEYVNLSEISSPASFFTAPDQLSPSPLVFANKFKYIHKLFSFSPEMIKSLKGKAQITCTSFEAIVAHVWRARSMAVFDNLEEYSTVLFAVDIRSKISPNLPDGFVGNGVITAFATAKVGDLVKKPLSFSVGKMKEGRERVTDEYIRSVIDWLEVHRGIPATRNGNFYVSAWWKLPFNELDFGFGKASHGGPVLGGNDEFVLLLSDGKSMENGGGGINVWMGLEQEKMKRFMVHILEI from the exons ATGGATGCTTATTCTATTTCCATTACTGACCAAGATGTACTAAAAGAAGAGCCAGTAATTCTGGTTTCTCCTAGCAACCCAACACCACAAGAAACTATTTTCCTTTCCAACATTGACCAAGCAGTAGCTTTCTCAGTTGAAACGCTCTTCTTTTTTGATGTCTCTTCTACCAAGTACACTTCCTCAACAATGGATATCTCTGAAAGGGTGAAGAGAGCAGTAGCTGAAGTGCTTCTTGTTCCTTACTATTTCATGGCTGGCAGGCTTAATTTCAACAAGGACACTAGAAGGATGGAGCTTCTGTGCAACAATGCTGGAGCTTTGTTTGTTGCTGCAACTTCAAGGCTTGCTTTGAAGGATCTTGGAAATCTCTCTCTCCCTAATTCTACATTTCACCATTTCATCCACCGTCCTGGCCTATACAAAAGCCTTGCAGAAAAAGCACTTCTCACCATTCAG GTTACAAGATTTTCATGTGGGAGTTTCTCAATCGGGTTTATGACAAATCATGGTATTGTTGATGGTAAATCAGCTGGTGATATGTTTGAGAATCTCGCGTCTATTTGCAGAGGTGAAGGTCTAAAAGCCAAAGTTGTCCACAATGATAGAACTTATTTAAAAGCAAGAAATCCTCCTATAATTAAATACCCACACAAAGAATATGTAAATCTAAGCGAGATTTCATCTCCAGCCTCTTTCTTCACTGCACCAGACCAATTATCTCCTTCTCCATTGGTTTTCGCTAACAAATTTAAATACATCCACAAGCTCTTTTCTTTCAGTCCTGAAATGATCAAATCACTAAAAGGAAAAGCCCAGATCACTTGCACAAGCTTTGAAGCCATAGTAGCTCATGTATGGAGAGCAAGAAGTATGGCAGTTTTTGACAACTTAGAGGAGTATTCAACCGTTCTTTTTGCAGTGGACATAAGGTCGAAAATTTCACCAAATTTACCAGATGGGTTCGTTGGAAATGGAGTGATCACAGCATTTGCGACAGCAAAAGTGGGTGATTTGGTGAAGAAGCCACTGTCCTTCAGTGTAGGGAAGATGAAAGAAGGTAGAGAAAGAGTTACAGATGAGTATATCAGGTCAGTGATAGATTGGCTGGAGGTGCATAGAGGGATTCCTGCGACACGTAATGGGAATTTCTATGTGTCAGCTTGGTGGAAACTTCCATTTAACGAGCTTGATTTTGGGTTTGGAAAGGCTTCTCATGGAGGACCAGTGTTGGGTGGGAATGATGAATTTGTGCTGTTGCTTTCTGATGGAAAGAGCATGGAAAATGGAGGAGGAGGGATTAACGTTTGGATGGGTCTTGAacaagaaaagatgaagagattcaTGGTTCACATACTTGAGATATGA